One Bacteroidales bacterium genomic window carries:
- a CDS encoding MFS transporter: MEQIKKIISDSPVARWGILLLISFTMAVNYYFYDAISPLKQLLTEKLGFSSSDYGFFISAYSFPNVFLLMAVLGGIIADKFGIRITGSTFVLFMLIGSIITAYGATDYYNDGGIGYGFMNSFLVSYSPGLKMMSLGFLIFGLGAETSIVVITKIVVKWFKGKELALALGINLAIARLGSALSLNITPMLIEPNWTTPIWFGALLMAIGVLTFLAYLIFDVKIDKQKISDNIIDEEPFRFADIIKLLKNPSFIYISLLCVTFYSAVFPFIKYAPDLLQNKFGLSISLSSNITSMVYYGTILFTPIFGWFTDNKGKSATIMIFGSILLIFVHLTISLTNITPYVPMFMLGIAFSLIPAAMWPAVAKIVDESRLGTAYGLMFSIQNIGLWAFPILIGLVLDKSNPGVAETIASGGSAVFDYTNPILMLAFLGVLGFIFAILLKRADKKSEYGLELPNIQN, encoded by the coding sequence ATGGAACAAATAAAAAAAATAATCAGTGATTCGCCAGTAGCACGATGGGGTATTTTATTATTAATTAGTTTCACAATGGCTGTGAATTATTATTTTTACGATGCAATATCTCCATTAAAACAATTATTAACCGAAAAACTCGGATTTTCATCTTCTGATTATGGATTTTTTATTTCTGCATATTCTTTCCCTAATGTATTTTTATTAATGGCTGTTCTTGGTGGAATTATTGCTGATAAATTCGGAATTAGAATAACAGGCTCTACATTTGTTTTGTTTATGCTTATCGGATCAATTATAACTGCATATGGTGCAACTGATTACTACAATGATGGTGGAATTGGTTATGGTTTTATGAATTCATTCCTTGTAAGTTATTCTCCTGGCTTAAAAATGATGTCATTGGGTTTCTTGATATTTGGTTTAGGTGCTGAAACAAGTATTGTTGTTATTACAAAAATAGTTGTAAAATGGTTTAAAGGAAAAGAATTAGCATTAGCTCTCGGTATTAATCTTGCTATTGCCAGATTAGGTTCAGCTTTATCATTAAATATAACTCCTATGTTAATAGAACCAAACTGGACTACACCAATCTGGTTTGGCGCACTTTTAATGGCAATAGGAGTATTAACATTTTTAGCTTATCTCATTTTTGATGTTAAAATCGATAAACAAAAAATATCTGACAATATTATTGATGAAGAACCATTCAGGTTTGCTGATATTATTAAATTATTAAAAAATCCTTCATTTATTTATATATCATTATTATGTGTTACATTTTATTCGGCAGTATTTCCTTTTATTAAATATGCTCCGGATTTATTACAAAACAAATTCGGATTATCAATATCTTTAAGTAGTAATATCACATCAATGGTTTACTACGGGACAATTCTTTTCACTCCGATTTTTGGGTGGTTTACTGATAACAAAGGTAAAAGTGCAACTATTATGATTTTTGGTTCTATATTATTAATTTTTGTTCATTTAACTATTTCATTAACCAATATAACACCTTATGTTCCTATGTTCATGTTAGGAATAGCATTTTCGCTTATTCCTGCCGCAATGTGGCCTGCAGTTGCTAAAATAGTTGACGAAAGTCGTCTTGGTACTGCTTATGGATTAATGTTTTCGATTCAAAATATAGGTTTATGGGCGTTTCCTATTTTAATAGGACTTGTATTGGATAAATCGAACCCCGGAGTAGCAGAAACTATTGCAAGTGGGGGAAGTGCAGTATTTGATTATACTAATCCTATTTTAATGTTAGCATTTCTTGGAGTATTAGGCTTTATATTTGCTATTTTATTAAAACGTGCTGATAAAAAATCAGAATATGGGCTTGAATTACCAAATATTCAGAACTAA